The following coding sequences are from one uncultured Bacteroides sp. window:
- a CDS encoding AGE family epimerase/isomerase: protein MKKKISVLVAEMEEVLTNNILPYWMNKMVDEVNGGFYGRITGTEELIPEAEKGAILNARILWTYSAAYRLLHRDEYLHMATRAKRTIIDSFYDKEFGGIYWSLDYKGNPLDSKKQIYAIGFAIYGLSEYYRATLDTEGFTYAIHLFESIEKYSFDTNKNGYCEALTREWAEMADMRLSDKDANERKTMNTHLHILEPYTNLYRVWKDERLEQQLRNLIYLFTDKILDKDTHHLQLFFNDDWENKYNIISCGHDIEASWLIHEAALELGDKALLATVEPLVQQIARAATEGFTPGAGMIYERNLDNAHLDADRHWWVQAETVVGYLNIYQHFGDEEALSKAVDCWTFIKSHLIDRENGEWYWSIRADGTVNREDDKAGFWKCPYHNGRMCLEVMERFKE, encoded by the coding sequence ATGAAAAAGAAGATCTCTGTGCTTGTTGCTGAAATGGAAGAGGTGCTTACAAACAACATCCTGCCTTACTGGATGAATAAGATGGTCGATGAAGTAAATGGAGGTTTTTATGGCCGTATCACCGGTACAGAAGAATTAATCCCTGAGGCTGAAAAAGGAGCTATCCTAAATGCCCGTATCTTGTGGACTTACTCGGCTGCTTATCGTCTTTTGCATCGGGATGAATATTTACATATGGCTACTCGTGCTAAACGAACGATTATAGATTCTTTTTATGATAAAGAATTTGGTGGTATCTATTGGTCTCTTGATTATAAAGGTAATCCTCTAGATAGTAAAAAGCAAATTTATGCCATTGGTTTTGCTATCTACGGATTAAGTGAATATTATCGTGCAACGCTGGATACAGAGGGATTTACTTACGCCATCCATCTATTTGAAAGTATCGAAAAATATAGCTTTGATACCAATAAGAATGGTTATTGTGAGGCGTTGACTCGTGAGTGGGCTGAGATGGCGGATATGCGTTTGAGTGATAAAGATGCTAATGAGCGGAAAACGATGAATACGCATTTGCATATTTTGGAGCCATACACTAATCTTTATCGGGTTTGGAAGGATGAGAGATTAGAGCAGCAATTGCGAAACCTTATTTATCTTTTTACTGATAAAATACTTGATAAGGATACTCATCATCTGCAACTATTTTTCAATGATGATTGGGAAAACAAATACAACATTATTTCTTGTGGACACGACATTGAGGCATCTTGGCTTATTCATGAAGCAGCTCTCGAATTGGGCGACAAAGCGTTGCTTGCTACGGTTGAGCCCCTTGTGCAGCAGATAGCTCGTGCAGCAACCGAAGGGTTCACACCGGGCGCAGGAATGATTTACGAAAGAAATCTTGATAATGCTCATCTTGATGCCGACCGTCACTGGTGGGTACAAGCTGAAACAGTCGTTGGTTACCTGAACATCTATCAACACTTTGGTGATGAAGAAGCTTTAAGTAAAGCCGTCGATTGTTGGACCTTTATTAAATCTCACTTGATAGACCGTGAAAATGGTGAATGGTATTGGAGTATTCGCGCTGATGGTACAGTGAATCGTGAAGATGACAAAGCCGGTTTTTGGAAATGTCCTTATCACAATGGGCGTATGTGTCTCGAAGTGATGGAGAGATTTAAAGAATAG
- a CDS encoding ETX/MTX2 family pore-forming toxin — MKKINLLFYLFAVLVFSACQQDDLDVNLVKKETSVNTPKTRGGVQDYYDEDEQPIYKLLGMPVYIINRGNTSLNGGYLTANSNNTVSLSPKDSNKNQRWLIDPYDRTLASPAGGSDDTDAYVDYGIYSFDMTNSRKYLGMNSNNVMTPSLIYKDDKNKLHQWRFEFRKNSYSEEWFPNGYMEIFQPKYNPWWDGYMGCAGSTVSFVHYTAADFWEIQPAENFRLAKLTWSLDAGDVIKALPTFLQEVQVNNSSSVTAEMTASFNRRASETSTFNKSVGSQIELHTTAKVSIPLIASAKIDITNTTSANWQWGGSETREDTRAYSFNMKVPPYTSVTAKIMVQISQLSASYVADFIGEISGRPLRISGKWEGVQAGNVYYEIVDNKTNNVLKSFEGIPEATVLLNK; from the coding sequence ATGAAAAAAATTAATTTATTGTTTTATCTGTTTGCTGTACTTGTATTTTCTGCGTGCCAACAAGATGATTTAGATGTCAATTTGGTGAAGAAAGAAACATCTGTGAATACACCTAAGACAAGAGGTGGAGTTCAAGACTATTATGATGAGGATGAACAGCCTATTTACAAACTACTAGGTATGCCTGTTTATATTATAAACAGAGGAAATACTAGCTTAAATGGGGGGTATTTAACTGCTAACTCAAATAATACTGTTAGTTTGAGTCCTAAAGATTCTAATAAGAATCAAAGATGGCTTATTGATCCTTATGATAGAACTTTAGCCTCTCCTGCTGGCGGTTCTGATGATACTGATGCATATGTTGATTACGGAATTTATTCTTTTGATATGACTAACTCTAGAAAATATTTAGGAATGAATAGCAACAATGTCATGACACCAAGTCTAATTTATAAAGATGATAAAAATAAACTTCATCAATGGCGATTTGAATTTAGAAAAAATTCCTATTCTGAAGAATGGTTTCCTAATGGTTATATGGAAATTTTTCAGCCAAAATATAATCCTTGGTGGGATGGGTATATGGGATGTGCTGGCTCTACAGTTTCTTTTGTTCACTATACTGCTGCGGATTTTTGGGAAATTCAACCAGCAGAAAATTTTAGATTGGCTAAGTTGACTTGGTCCTTAGATGCAGGAGATGTAATTAAAGCATTGCCAACATTTCTACAAGAAGTCCAAGTAAATAATTCTAGCTCCGTAACAGCAGAAATGACAGCCTCTTTCAATAGAAGAGCCTCAGAGACTTCAACCTTTAATAAATCTGTGGGATCTCAAATAGAACTTCACACAACTGCAAAAGTGAGCATTCCATTAATTGCCTCGGCTAAGATAGATATAACTAATACGACTAGTGCAAACTGGCAATGGGGAGGGAGTGAAACAAGAGAGGATACTCGTGCTTATTCATTCAATATGAAGGTACCGCCTTATACCTCTGTTACGGCAAAGATTATGGTACAAATAAGCCAATTATCAGCAAGCTATGTTGCTGACTTTATTGGTGAAATATCTGGTCGTCCATTGCGTATTTCTGGTAAATGGGAAGGTGTGCAAGCCGGAAATGTTTATTATGAAATAGTGGATAATAAAACTAATAATGTTTTGAAATCATTCGAAGGCATACCTGAAGCAACGGTTCTTCTCAACAAATAA